The following nucleotide sequence is from Paeniglutamicibacter kerguelensis.
CAGCGTTCGGCGAAGAGCCCCTTGGGGTTCTGCCGGTAGAACAGGTACCTGGCCCACTCAGCATCGGTCAGTGCCGAGGGGTCCTCCGGGTAGGCCACGTGGGCCTGTCCGCCGTAGTGGTATTCGGTCTCGTTGCGGGGCCCACACCAGGGGCATTCGATGAGCATCATGGTTGTGTGGATCCCTTTCTAGTGGGCCACGGCTGCGGCGCCGTGTTCGTCGATGAGGTGGCCGGTCTCGAAGCGTTCGAGCGCGAAGCCGGCGTTGAGCGGGTGCGGCTCGTCGGTGGCGATGGTGTGGGCGAAGGTGTAGCCGGCGCCCGGGGTGCCCTTGAATCCGCCGGTTCCCCAGCCGCAGTTCACGTACAGCTGGTCGATCGGGGTCTTGGAGATGATGGGGGAGGCGTCCATGGTGGTGTCCACGATGCCGCCCCAGGTGCGCAAAACATGCGCCCGGCCGAAGATCGGGAAGAGCTCGACGGCCGCCGCCATCTGCTCCTCGATCACGTGGAAGGCGCCGCGCTGGCCGTAGCCGTTGTAGGTGTCGATGCCCGCTCCCATGACCAGTTCTCCCTTGTGGGCCTGGGAGACGTAGACGTGCACGTGGTTGGACATGACGACCGTCGGGTGGACCGGTTCGTGCAGTTCGGAGACCAGCGCCTGCAGCGGGTGGGACTGGATCGGCAGGTCGAAGCCGGCCTGTTCGGCGAGCACCGAGGAGTGCCCGGCGCCGCAGAGGGCGACCTTTCCGGCATTGATGCGCCCGCGGTTGGTTTCGACGCCGACCACGCGGTTGCCGTCCTTGATGAAGCCGGTGACTTCGCAGTTCTGGATGATGTCCACGCCCATCTCGTCGCACTTTCGGGCGAAGGCCCAGGCGACGTGGTCGTGCTTGGCGATGCCGGCACGCGGCTGGTAGGTCGCGCCCATGACCGGGTAGCGGATGTCGTCCCCGATGTTGATGATCGGGCACAGTTCCTTGACCTGCTCGGGGGTGATCCATTCGGCGTCGACGCCGTTGAGCTGGTTGGCCCCGACCCTGCGCATGGATTCGCGCACGTCGCCCAGGGTGTGGGCAAGGTTCATGACGCCGCGCTGGGAAAAGAGGAAGTCGTATTCGAGTTCCTCGGGCAGCTGCTCCCAGAGCTTCAGGGAGTGCTCGTAGATGCCGGCCGACTCGTCCCAGAGGTAGTTGGAACGGATGATCGTGGTGTTGCGGGCCATGTTGCCGCCGGCCAGCCAACCGCGTTCCAGGACCGCGATGTTGGTCATGCCGTGGTTCTTGGCCAGGTAGTAGGCGGTGGCCAGGCCGTGCCCGCCGCCGCCGACGATGATGGCGTCGTAGGAGGGCTTGGGATCAGGGTTGTGCCAGAGGAAGTCGGGGTGCTCGGGGAGAATATCAACCATGGTCTTAGGCTCCAATCGGGGCGAGGTTCGGGTAGAGCGGGTGGGCGTCGGCCAGGGCGTGCACGCGGTCCCTCAGGGCCGCGAGGGTTGCCCCGTTGTTTTCCTCGGTGCCGGCGATGAGGGTCTCGGCGATGACGTCCGCGACCTCCACGAAGGCGGCCTCGGAGAAGCCGCGGGTGGCCAGCGCCGGGGTGCCGATGCGCAGCCCGGAGGTGACCATCGGCGGGCGCGGGTCGAACGGGACCGCGTTGCGGTTCACCGTGATCTCGACCTTCGCCAGCAGGTCCTCGCCCTGCTGGCCGTCCAGCTCC
It contains:
- a CDS encoding sarcosine oxidase subunit beta family protein; this encodes MVDILPEHPDFLWHNPDPKPSYDAIIVGGGGHGLATAYYLAKNHGMTNIAVLERGWLAGGNMARNTTIIRSNYLWDESAGIYEHSLKLWEQLPEELEYDFLFSQRGVMNLAHTLGDVRESMRRVGANQLNGVDAEWITPEQVKELCPIINIGDDIRYPVMGATYQPRAGIAKHDHVAWAFARKCDEMGVDIIQNCEVTGFIKDGNRVVGVETNRGRINAGKVALCGAGHSSVLAEQAGFDLPIQSHPLQALVSELHEPVHPTVVMSNHVHVYVSQAHKGELVMGAGIDTYNGYGQRGAFHVIEEQMAAAVELFPIFGRAHVLRTWGGIVDTTMDASPIISKTPIDQLYVNCGWGTGGFKGTPGAGYTFAHTIATDEPHPLNAGFALERFETGHLIDEHGAAAVAH
- a CDS encoding sarcosine oxidase subunit delta is translated as MMLIECPWCGPRNETEYHYGGQAHVAYPEDPSALTDAEWARYLFYRQNPKGLFAERWSHAAGCRRWFNAIRDTVTYEFKAVYKPGEPQPTANANAPAATTATQGGTK